In Deltaproteobacteria bacterium, one genomic interval encodes:
- the pilM gene encoding pilus assembly protein PilM yields the protein VIPMRKRTTVGVDIGYTEIKMAMINTVSERRHELLDFTTIPFPEGIAQNSPTFPAFLKNAMKEFCGRSKHTAIWAGISAARVETRNIKIPKVSKKQIDNAVYWTLKKDLTFDENEMIFDFEIIGDIIEDGINKIETMAYVAPKQEVVQLKNLFGKIGFPLTGVSIVPFGMQNLLRTNIVDAGEKLVCSLFIGRDWSRIVIYSRGNLILSRGIKAGIRSMIEAVAQELGREKITETEQAIDPSESSIFGIDQETYIVDVEQARRIFFNHINGKGPVQLEETGRAFQDRDVFAMILPAVERLVKQVERTLDHYYLHFGNERMNRIFVSGQLSAYANLINYMRDQLDIPIDTLDPFSPRLNYLGIATLPVDPTQKESYAPAIGLGLSNNELTPNFIYTYKNKQSDDNAKRANHIIAAGIVLFIAICSGVYWWGNAFLKEKSVELAQLKSKVETFSPLVNKELIINLASQTRNKRKSLKLLSSRYKGMAVINELSTITPGEIKLLSITADFGDPEASPKENGRQTLTLEGIVMGDRLTFESTLAAYIVGLGSSPMFQTPSVESKSFKFLENKEVLQFRAMLDLV from the coding sequence CGTCATTCCCATGCGAAAGAGGACAACCGTCGGCGTTGACATCGGCTATACGGAAATCAAGATGGCCATGATCAACACGGTTTCCGAGCGCAGGCATGAACTGCTCGACTTTACCACGATTCCATTTCCCGAGGGGATTGCACAAAACAGTCCCACCTTCCCGGCTTTTCTCAAGAATGCGATGAAAGAGTTCTGCGGCCGGAGCAAACATACAGCGATCTGGGCCGGCATCTCAGCCGCCCGTGTGGAAACACGCAATATAAAGATCCCTAAAGTTTCCAAAAAACAGATCGACAATGCCGTTTACTGGACGCTCAAAAAAGACCTTACCTTCGACGAAAATGAGATGATTTTCGATTTCGAAATCATTGGCGACATCATCGAGGACGGCATCAACAAGATCGAAACCATGGCCTATGTGGCTCCAAAGCAGGAGGTCGTCCAGCTAAAGAACCTGTTTGGTAAAATCGGGTTCCCCCTGACCGGCGTCTCCATCGTCCCTTTCGGCATGCAGAACCTGCTGCGCACCAATATCGTCGACGCCGGCGAAAAACTGGTGTGCAGCCTCTTTATCGGCAGGGACTGGTCCAGAATTGTCATCTACTCCCGCGGTAACCTCATTCTATCGAGGGGCATCAAGGCCGGCATACGCAGCATGATCGAAGCGGTGGCCCAGGAACTCGGCAGAGAAAAGATAACGGAAACCGAACAGGCGATCGACCCATCGGAAAGCAGCATATTCGGCATCGACCAGGAGACCTATATCGTCGACGTCGAACAGGCACGCAGGATATTCTTCAACCACATCAACGGGAAGGGCCCCGTTCAACTTGAAGAAACCGGGCGGGCCTTTCAGGATCGCGATGTTTTTGCCATGATCCTGCCGGCAGTCGAACGGCTGGTCAAACAGGTGGAAAGAACCCTGGATCACTACTATCTCCATTTCGGCAACGAGCGCATGAACCGAATATTCGTTTCCGGTCAATTGAGCGCCTACGCTAACCTGATAAACTACATGCGGGATCAACTGGATATTCCCATCGATACCCTCGATCCATTTTCCCCCAGACTCAACTACCTCGGCATCGCCACCCTGCCCGTCGATCCGACCCAGAAGGAGTCCTATGCGCCGGCCATCGGTCTGGGGCTTTCCAACAACGAGCTGACGCCGAATTTCATTTACACCTACAAGAACAAACAGTCCGACGACAATGCCAAACGGGCCAACCACATCATCGCGGCCGGCATCGTTTTGTTCATCGCCATCTGTTCCGGGGTCTATTGGTGGGGCAACGCATTTCTCAAAGAAAAGAGCGTAGAATTGGCGCAGTTGAAAAGCAAAGTTGAAACGTTCAGCCCCCTCGTCAACAAAGAGCTGATCATCAACCTTGCCAGCCAGACGAGAAACAAACGAAAATCCCTAAAACTACTTAGCTCCCGCTACAAAGGCATGGCCGTCATCAATGAGCTTTCGACCATAACGCCTGGGGAGATAAAGCTTTTGAGCATAACCGCAGATTTCGGTGATCCTGAAGCATCGCCGAAAGAAAACGGCAGACAGACACTGACCCTCGAGGGGATCGTCATGGGAGACCGGTTGACCTTCGAGTCGACGCTGGCCGCTTACATCGTCGGACTGGGAAGTTCACCCATGTTCCAGACACCCAGCGTGGAAAGCAAATCGTTCAAATTTCTAGAAAACAAAGAGGTGCTGCAATTCAGAGCCATGCTGGATCTGGTTTGA